In Chloroflexota bacterium, one DNA window encodes the following:
- a CDS encoding NAD(P)/FAD-dependent oxidoreductase, with protein MSNYDALIIGAGLNGLTAAAYLAKAGLKVLVVEKRPVLGGTAATEEVFPGFKFDTVAHKIGGLRSDIVRDLDLAKHGLEILRSEVNTFTPLPDGRRLTLWEHSGKTIESIQQFSKSDGEKWLKFSAQMTKLAGFLDAMYSAGMPGLTATDGGDLMTLLGLGGKLRQLGNKDMMEMVRLLPMSVAELLNDWFEGEALKGTLAASGITSLHQGPRAAGTGYNFLHHHVGCKEGSFRPTAFPKGGMGALAEALASAAKASGAEIRTSATVMQVIVKSDRATGVALASGEEISARMVISSADPRNTFFGLNDPFNFDPSFVQSVRNIQFRGVVAKVNLALDKLPNFTALPGDRPHLRGSISISPSLNYLEKAYDAAKYGEFSQKPYLEAVIPSLLDPSRAPEGKHVMSVWVQYAPYHLRNGKWGEMRERLGDVVIETLAEYAPNLPSAILHRQVITPLDLEETYGLTEGNPYHGDMTLNQLFFMRPVPGWSQYRTPLGGLYLCGSGTHPGGGLPGAAGRNAAKEILKGMKAS; from the coding sequence ATGAGCAATTACGATGCCCTCATCATCGGCGCCGGCCTGAACGGGTTGACCGCCGCCGCTTATTTAGCCAAAGCCGGACTCAAAGTGTTGGTTGTAGAAAAACGCCCTGTGCTCGGCGGGACGGCGGCCACTGAGGAAGTTTTTCCGGGGTTCAAGTTCGACACCGTCGCCCACAAAATCGGCGGCTTGCGATCCGACATCGTTCGCGATCTCGATCTGGCCAAGCACGGTCTCGAAATCCTGCGAAGCGAGGTCAACACCTTCACGCCTCTGCCCGACGGAAGGCGCTTGACGCTTTGGGAACACAGCGGCAAGACTATCGAGTCGATCCAGCAATTCTCGAAGAGTGACGGCGAAAAGTGGCTGAAGTTCAGCGCTCAGATGACGAAGCTGGCCGGCTTTCTGGACGCGATGTACTCGGCGGGAATGCCAGGGTTGACCGCCACTGACGGTGGCGACCTGATGACACTGCTTGGCCTGGGCGGCAAACTGCGCCAGCTTGGCAACAAGGACATGATGGAGATGGTGCGCCTTTTGCCCATGTCGGTGGCCGAACTGCTCAACGACTGGTTCGAGGGCGAGGCGCTCAAAGGCACGCTGGCCGCGAGCGGAATCACCAGCCTTCATCAGGGGCCGCGCGCCGCAGGCACAGGCTACAACTTTTTGCACCATCACGTCGGATGCAAGGAAGGATCATTCCGCCCGACCGCGTTTCCAAAGGGCGGCATGGGCGCGCTGGCCGAGGCGCTGGCAAGTGCGGCTAAGGCAAGCGGCGCAGAGATTCGGACGAGCGCGACGGTGATGCAAGTGATTGTGAAGAGTGACCGGGCAACCGGCGTGGCGCTGGCAAGCGGCGAGGAGATTTCGGCTCGCATGGTCATCTCCAGCGCCGACCCGCGCAACACGTTCTTCGGCCTGAACGATCCCTTCAACTTCGATCCGAGCTTTGTGCAGAGCGTGCGCAACATTCAATTCCGGGGCGTGGTGGCGAAGGTGAATCTGGCGCTCGACAAATTGCCGAACTTCACTGCCCTGCCTGGCGATAGGCCGCATCTTCGTGGTTCCATTTCAATCAGCCCCAGCCTCAACTATTTAGAGAAGGCTTACGATGCGGCCAAGTACGGCGAGTTCTCGCAGAAGCCCTACCTTGAAGCCGTGATCCCGTCATTGCTCGATCCGTCGCGCGCGCCGGAGGGCAAGCACGTGATGTCGGTTTGGGTGCAGTATGCGCCGTATCACTTGAGAAATGGGAAATGGGGGGAAATGAGGGAAAGGTTAGGTGACGTGGTGATTGAGACGTTGGCCGAATATGCGCCCAATCTTCCATCGGCCATTTTGCACCGGCAGGTGATCACGCCGCTCGATCTTGAAGAGACTTACGGCTTGACTGAAGGTAATCCGTATCACGGCGATATGACCCTCAACCAACTTTTCTTCATGCGGCCTGTGCCGGGTTGGTCGCAATATCGCACGCCGCTCGGCGGGTTGTACCTGTGCGGCTCTGGCACACACCCTGGCGGCGGCCTGCCCGGCGCGGCGGGGCGCAATGCGGCGAAGGAGATTTTGAAAGGTATGAAAGCGTCCTGA
- a CDS encoding cupin domain-containing protein, translated as MQAFELSQLIPKFQREKHFYQEFLRPPSGTMSVGIYTLAAGATDPQLPHAEDEVYYVASGRGQIQVAGEDRPVQSGSIIFVKAGEDHRFHSIVEDLTLLVFFAPAEGTS; from the coding sequence ATGCAAGCCTTCGAACTGTCTCAATTGATTCCCAAATTTCAACGAGAAAAACATTTCTATCAAGAGTTCCTGCGCCCGCCAAGCGGGACGATGAGCGTGGGCATCTACACCCTGGCCGCCGGCGCAACCGACCCCCAACTACCGCACGCCGAAGACGAAGTCTATTACGTCGCCAGCGGGCGCGGGCAGATTCAAGTGGCGGGAGAAGATCGCCCTGTTCAGTCCGGTTCGATCATCTTCGTCAAAGCCGGAGAAGACCACCGCTTTCACAGCATCGTCGAAGACTTGACCCTGCTGGTGTTCTTCGCGCCAGCCGAAGGAACATCGTAG
- a CDS encoding aminomethyl transferase family protein — translation MLTGTPFHSRTSPLCQAQNWRRWGGHLVVSSYELLPDREYWAIRNSAALIDVSPLYKYRVSGPDALRLLNRVVTRDLSKLAVGQVAYTPWCDEHGKVIDDGTIARLDDQIFRLTSAEPNYRWLCDNAMGLNVTIEDVSSRTASLALQGPRSREILKAASSGADLDRLKYYRLVRADIGGCPVEISRTGYTGDLGYEIWIEAKHAESIWDTLVSKGNGYGLTPAGIWALDVARIEAGLIMLDVDYVSARRATIEAQKSSPFEIGLGWAVNLDKPNFIGRKALMKEKEQGSTWQFVGVEVEWDSLERLYNDVGLPPQLPTIAFRASVPIFSAGRQVGYASSGCWSPILKKYIALAHVESAHAKPGALVTMEVTVEHRRKFATAHVAKMPFFNPERKRA, via the coding sequence ATGCTTACAGGCACTCCCTTTCACTCCCGCACCTCCCCTCTCTGCCAGGCCCAGAACTGGCGGCGCTGGGGCGGCCATCTCGTCGTCAGCTCCTACGAGCTTTTGCCCGACCGCGAATACTGGGCCATTCGCAACAGCGCGGCGCTCATTGACGTCTCGCCGCTCTACAAGTATCGAGTCAGCGGGCCGGACGCTCTGCGCCTGCTCAACCGCGTCGTCACTCGCGATCTGTCCAAGCTCGCCGTCGGCCAGGTGGCTTACACGCCCTGGTGCGACGAGCACGGCAAGGTGATTGACGACGGCACCATCGCCCGGCTCGACGATCAAATTTTCCGCCTGACCTCCGCCGAGCCAAACTATCGCTGGCTGTGCGACAACGCAATGGGCCTAAACGTGACGATTGAGGACGTGTCGAGCCGCACCGCCTCGCTGGCCCTGCAAGGCCCGCGCTCGCGTGAAATTCTCAAGGCCGCCTCGTCGGGCGCAGATTTGGACAGGCTGAAATATTACCGGCTGGTTCGGGCCGACATCGGCGGCTGCCCCGTCGAAATCTCGCGCACCGGCTACACCGGCGACCTCGGCTACGAAATCTGGATCGAGGCCAAACACGCCGAGTCGATCTGGGACACGCTGGTCAGTAAAGGCAACGGTTACGGCCTCACGCCTGCTGGAATCTGGGCGCTCGACGTGGCGCGGATCGAGGCCGGGTTGATCATGCTCGACGTGGATTACGTCTCGGCCAGGCGGGCGACGATTGAGGCCCAGAAGTCGTCGCCGTTTGAGATCGGCCTCGGTTGGGCCGTCAACCTGGACAAACCCAACTTCATCGGACGCAAAGCCTTGATGAAAGAAAAAGAGCAAGGTTCAACGTGGCAGTTCGTGGGCGTGGAAGTGGAGTGGGACTCGCTGGAGCGACTCTACAACGATGTTGGCCTGCCGCCTCAACTGCCAACGATTGCCTTTCGCGCCAGCGTGCCAATTTTCTCTGCGGGCCGTCAGGTGGGCTACGCCTCCAGCGGTTGCTGGTCGCCGATTCTCAAGAAGTACATCGCCCTGGCCCACGTCGAGTCGGCGCACGCCAAACCGGGCGCGCTGGTGACGATGGAAGTGACGGTTGAACACCGCCGCAAATTCGCGACGGCGCATGTTGCGAAGATGCCGTTCTTTAATCCTGAGAGGAAGAGGGCCTAA
- a CDS encoding IclR family transcriptional regulator, whose product MKSPETYPGAQTVQRAVSLLKTFTDSQSELGLADLARAVSLNKTTTHRLLAALEREGLISRNPANEAYRLGPELIVLGWRALRANDLRTASHSELQLLAQETGETVTLEVLADSDTLILDEVISRHMIGGTPSIGTRWPAHATSTGKVMLAFLLDAEREAHLQSRLTKMTENTISSREALKRELAQVREQGYAIANEELEIGFVVIAGPVFNHEGQVEAAISVGGPGARMTDNRLPKIAALVKESASRISQKLGYRSEQ is encoded by the coding sequence ATGAAATCGCCAGAAACCTACCCCGGCGCGCAAACCGTCCAGCGCGCCGTCTCCCTCCTCAAAACATTCACCGACTCCCAATCGGAGCTTGGTTTAGCCGACCTGGCCCGCGCGGTGAGCCTGAACAAAACCACCACTCACCGCCTGCTGGCCGCTCTTGAACGAGAAGGCCTCATCTCCCGCAACCCGGCCAACGAAGCTTATCGTCTCGGCCCCGAATTGATCGTGCTGGGCTGGCGGGCGCTGAGGGCCAACGACCTGCGCACTGCAAGCCACTCCGAATTGCAATTGCTGGCCCAGGAAACCGGCGAGACGGTGACCCTGGAAGTGCTGGCCGACAGCGACACCTTGATTCTCGACGAGGTGATCAGCCGCCACATGATCGGCGGCACCCCTTCCATCGGCACGCGCTGGCCGGCCCACGCCACCTCCACCGGTAAGGTCATGCTGGCCTTTCTATTAGATGCTGAACGCGAGGCGCATCTTCAAAGCCGCCTGACCAAAATGACCGAGAACACCATTTCGTCACGCGAGGCGCTCAAGCGCGAACTGGCGCAGGTGCGCGAGCAAGGCTACGCAATTGCCAACGAAGAATTGGAGATCGGCTTTGTGGTAATCGCCGGGCCTGTGTTCAACCACGAAGGCCAGGTGGAGGCCGCCATTAGCGTGGGCGGCCCCGGCGCGCGGATGACCGATAATCGCCTGCCGAAAATTGCGGCGCTGGTCAAGGAATCTGCTAGCCGAATTTCGCAAAAGCTCGGATACCGATCTGAACAATAG
- a CDS encoding PD40 domain-containing protein codes for MKIQSKTLWVNLAICLLLASCVSGRPGSTATTESVAITSSPVKYADANTPPPTLPANSPVFSPGELVPRLVSPTIGEWFIKAWQVKPARFGYEFISWHNDTSLRFEGSNRGDAILDVTKPDMPADILIEELDDRHRLLSPDGQYLIVCDNGIDLFHLPDNQQIGHAAIQTSSGGCSAIWSPDNSAVAILEDETDGIHVWGIDGSEPRKIATTVPFGGMAWSPDGNRIAYAQSKDEWNRLASIMLIDKQGQPLLSSPFNIAFGDYIHFWWLTNDILVSCVCHNSSSTYRYYRVSTREFLVSWSTAAGGNPSPRHQLPMYSFNYRWLALDTGKSEESHDEFSYSVFDFQTGQNYVLTTAHLDHKWEGNVRRSRGAGKFVEFLGWKDDDSVLYFVTLPTDMASAEDPNSSFGFMAFDPLTRKSLMLVENARQVEMSPDHRWALIVVSTDDPHLFQVGMWNSETSAIESIRMISGSAYYGNPAWSMKIVPTSWSHDGKQVVFANSTTSIALMNTEGDFYQLAVDLPQDFWLYQYFDWSPDDRFVLVNQDVYIDRLGLAWVIDVANP; via the coding sequence ATGAAAATCCAGTCTAAAACTTTATGGGTCAATCTGGCGATCTGTCTGTTGCTGGCCTCTTGTGTCAGCGGACGGCCAGGGAGCACGGCGACAACTGAATCAGTCGCTATCACATCTTCGCCCGTCAAGTACGCAGATGCTAACACCCCGCCACCAACTCTTCCAGCCAACTCTCCTGTTTTCTCGCCAGGTGAGTTAGTGCCCAGGCTCGTGTCGCCAACAATAGGAGAGTGGTTCATTAAAGCGTGGCAAGTGAAGCCCGCTAGATTTGGATATGAGTTTATCTCATGGCACAATGATACCTCCTTGAGGTTTGAAGGTTCTAACAGAGGAGATGCGATTTTAGATGTTACGAAACCCGATATGCCTGCTGATATATTAATTGAGGAACTTGATGATCGCCACCGTCTCCTTTCGCCTGATGGGCAATATCTCATTGTTTGTGACAATGGCATAGATTTGTTTCATCTTCCTGATAATCAACAAATTGGACACGCGGCCATTCAAACTTCGTCTGGTGGTTGTTCGGCTATCTGGTCGCCAGATAATTCGGCCGTGGCGATTCTTGAAGATGAAACAGATGGAATTCACGTTTGGGGTATTGATGGAAGTGAACCTCGCAAAATAGCAACTACCGTGCCGTTCGGTGGAATGGCTTGGTCGCCTGATGGCAACCGCATAGCTTACGCGCAATCAAAGGATGAGTGGAATCGTTTAGCTTCTATCATGTTGATAGACAAGCAAGGCCAACCTCTTTTAAGCTCCCCATTTAATATTGCTTTTGGTGACTATATTCATTTTTGGTGGTTGACTAATGATATTTTAGTGAGTTGTGTTTGCCACAACTCCAGTAGCACTTATAGGTATTATCGAGTTAGTACCCGCGAATTCTTGGTTTCATGGAGTACTGCCGCTGGCGGAAACCCGTCGCCTCGACATCAGCTACCGATGTATTCCTTTAATTATCGCTGGCTTGCATTGGATACTGGCAAGTCCGAAGAATCGCATGATGAGTTTTCCTATAGCGTGTTTGATTTCCAAACCGGCCAGAACTATGTGTTGACTACTGCTCATCTCGATCACAAGTGGGAAGGGAATGTTCGTCGTTCACGTGGGGCTGGCAAGTTCGTTGAATTTTTGGGTTGGAAAGACGATGATTCGGTTTTGTATTTTGTCACTCTGCCAACCGATATGGCTTCAGCCGAAGATCCTAACTCGTCATTCGGGTTTATGGCTTTCGATCCGTTGACTCGAAAATCTCTAATGCTGGTTGAAAATGCCAGACAGGTGGAAATGAGCCCCGATCACAGGTGGGCGTTGATTGTTGTTTCAACCGACGATCCGCATTTATTCCAAGTGGGAATGTGGAATAGTGAAACATCGGCCATAGAATCTATCAGGATGATCTCTGGTTCGGCTTATTATGGCAACCCTGCTTGGTCAATGAAAATTGTGCCAACATCTTGGTCACATGATGGAAAGCAAGTGGTGTTCGCTAATTCCACAACAAGCATTGCTTTGATGAATACTGAAGGTGATTTTTATCAATTGGCAGTTGATTTGCCCCAAGACTTTTGGCTATACCAGTATTTCGATTGGTCTCCTGATGATCGTTTCGTGCTTGTAAACCAGGATGTTTATATTGATCGCTTGGGTTTAGCGTGGGTTATAGATGTGGCTAACCCCTGA
- a CDS encoding trimethylamine methyltransferase family protein, translating into MRPTLKVIPDDLIPKILDEAKRILHEIGIEVRGQGLRQRLLDYGLRQDPSSGRVLFTPDVVDKAIASAPRSFTLYDRNGKPHTELGGNRVHFVPGSSGLKILDHRSGETRLSKTHDFVEYVRLADGLSNISYLATAFSTNDIEPQVSDAWRLYLCLTNSLKPVVSGAFTEHGVPRMTEMMGLFRRDKADLIARPMSIFTITATGMFRYSEDSCQNLVDCVELGIPVEIVPVTLMGLIAPVTLVGATVSHCADVLAGLTMAQIIKPGAPVLFGGAPATFHMKTASAPMAAIEALHLDVAYVEVAKSLGLPTQSYMALSEGKFLDAQAGAETFGSALLAALAGVNSVSGPGMLDYVLTFSLEKLVFDDELCGQALHFMREFTPLEDLNTVDLVRHLLEEQHMITAEHTLKYWPQELYLPGPTVDRVNRETWMNQGGLSLQQRAHHEVERRLATYTPVETDSAVDAELRRIIRSGLTTDAPFPETPAPAVAASTGDSPGRRARRRGREKVN; encoded by the coding sequence ATGCGACCCACGCTCAAGGTGATTCCCGACGACCTCATCCCAAAGATTCTCGACGAGGCCAAGCGTATCCTGCACGAGATTGGCATCGAAGTGCGCGGGCAGGGCCTGCGCCAGCGCCTGCTCGACTATGGTCTGCGACAAGACCCTTCGAGTGGCCGCGTGCTGTTTACGCCCGATGTAGTGGACAAGGCCATCGCCAGCGCGCCGCGATCCTTCACCCTGTATGATCGAAATGGCAAGCCGCACACTGAACTTGGCGGAAACCGAGTCCACTTTGTGCCCGGGTCCAGCGGACTCAAGATTCTCGACCATCGTTCTGGCGAGACCCGACTTTCCAAAACACACGACTTCGTTGAGTATGTGCGGCTGGCGGATGGGCTTTCGAACATCTCATATCTCGCCACCGCCTTCTCGACGAACGACATCGAGCCGCAAGTGTCAGATGCGTGGCGGCTGTATTTGTGCTTGACGAACTCGCTCAAGCCCGTAGTGTCTGGCGCGTTCACCGAGCATGGCGTGCCGCGCATGACCGAGATGATGGGACTCTTCCGGCGCGACAAGGCCGACCTGATCGCCCGCCCGATGTCCATCTTCACCATCACCGCCACCGGCATGTTTCGCTATAGCGAAGACTCGTGCCAGAACTTGGTGGACTGTGTTGAGCTTGGCATCCCGGTTGAAATTGTGCCAGTCACGCTCATGGGCCTCATCGCGCCAGTGACTCTTGTCGGCGCAACGGTGAGCCACTGCGCCGACGTGCTGGCCGGGCTGACGATGGCCCAGATCATCAAACCGGGCGCGCCTGTGTTGTTCGGCGGCGCTCCGGCCACGTTCCATATGAAGACGGCGTCTGCGCCGATGGCGGCGATTGAGGCCCTGCATCTTGATGTCGCTTATGTGGAAGTCGCCAAATCGTTGGGCCTGCCGACTCAAAGCTATATGGCCTTGAGCGAAGGCAAGTTCCTCGACGCGCAGGCCGGGGCCGAGACGTTTGGCAGTGCTTTGCTGGCGGCGTTGGCCGGAGTCAACTCGGTGTCCGGGCCGGGCATGTTGGATTACGTGCTGACCTTCAGCCTGGAGAAGCTGGTGTTCGACGACGAGTTGTGCGGCCAGGCTTTGCACTTCATGCGCGAGTTCACGCCGCTGGAAGATTTGAACACGGTTGATCTCGTTCGTCACTTGCTTGAAGAGCAACATATGATTACCGCCGAGCACACTCTCAAGTATTGGCCGCAGGAGCTTTACCTGCCGGGGCCGACGGTGGATCGAGTCAACCGTGAGACGTGGATGAATCAGGGCGGCCTGAGCTTACAGCAGAGGGCGCATCACGAAGTTGAACGGCGGCTGGCAACTTACACGCCGGTTGAAACTGATTCGGCGGTTGATGCCGAACTGCGGCGCATCATTCGATCCGGCCTGACCACCGACGCCCCGTTCCCGGAAACCCCTGCCCCGGCAGTGGCGGCCTCCACTGGCGACTCGCCGGGTCGCCGGGCGCGGCGGCGTGGGCGAGAGAAAGTCAACTAA
- a CDS encoding NAD(P)/FAD-dependent oxidoreductase — protein sequence MSNTYDAIIIGGGHNGLVTAAYLARAGKKVLVLERRHLVGGAAVSEEIYPGFKFTVFSYVVSLLRPELIRDLQLPKHGLEILPLPSTLTPLPNGDHIAFWDDHDETRREIYRHSPKDADAYDDFGHLMHHMAMAVKPIIGMIPPDPTSLSPNDLAGLAKLGGHMRGLGEEKFTALFKLMTMSAADYLDEWFETDALKGTKSASGIIGTFMGPRSPGTAYVLLHHYMGEIDGAFRAWGFAKGGTGGISEAIASAARSFGVEIRLNAGVSQVIVKNGQAVGVALENGDEVYAKVIASSLDPKRTFLKMIEPKELPTDFVDGIRKYKIQGSSGKVNLALDRLPDFTCMPGVGRHHYGAISISPSVDYIERAYDDAKYGRFSQRPYIDMIIPSMIDSNMAPPGKHVMSCFVQYAPSSIEGGWDEAKREAFGDAVIDTIAEYAPNIKDIILHRQVLTPWDIEQMTGLTEGNIFQGELLLHQLFFLRPTQSWAKYRSPIRNFYQCGSGTHPGGGIMGANGRLAAGEMLKDGKV from the coding sequence ATGTCAAACACCTACGACGCAATCATCATCGGCGGCGGGCACAACGGGTTGGTGACGGCGGCTTACCTGGCTCGCGCCGGAAAAAAAGTTCTGGTGCTGGAACGGCGGCATCTGGTCGGCGGGGCGGCGGTCTCTGAAGAAATATACCCCGGCTTCAAGTTCACGGTCTTCTCTTACGTCGTCAGCCTGCTCAGGCCGGAATTGATTCGTGATCTGCAACTGCCGAAGCACGGCCTGGAGATTCTGCCTCTGCCCAGCACGCTCACGCCTTTGCCGAACGGCGACCACATCGCCTTCTGGGACGACCACGACGAGACGCGGCGCGAGATTTACCGCCACTCGCCCAAAGACGCCGACGCCTACGACGACTTCGGCCACCTGATGCACCACATGGCCATGGCCGTCAAACCCATCATCGGCATGATCCCGCCCGACCCGACCTCGCTGAGTCCCAACGATCTCGCCGGGTTAGCAAAGTTGGGCGGTCACATGCGCGGTCTGGGCGAAGAAAAATTCACCGCCCTCTTCAAACTCATGACGATGAGCGCCGCCGATTATCTCGACGAGTGGTTCGAGACCGACGCTCTCAAAGGCACCAAGTCGGCCAGCGGCATCATCGGCACGTTCATGGGGCCGCGCTCGCCCGGCACGGCTTACGTGCTTCTGCATCACTACATGGGCGAGATTGACGGCGCGTTCCGGGCCTGGGGCTTTGCCAAAGGCGGCACGGGCGGAATCAGCGAAGCCATCGCCAGCGCCGCCCGAAGTTTCGGCGTTGAGATTCGACTCAACGCCGGCGTGTCACAGGTGATCGTTAAGAACGGGCAGGCCGTCGGCGTGGCGCTTGAAAACGGCGATGAGGTTTACGCCAAAGTGATTGCCTCCAGCCTTGATCCAAAGCGCACCTTCCTCAAGATGATCGAGCCGAAAGAATTGCCGACTGATTTTGTGGACGGCATTCGCAAGTACAAGATTCAAGGATCGTCAGGTAAAGTGAATCTGGCGTTGGACCGCCTCCCCGACTTCACCTGCATGCCCGGCGTGGGGCGGCATCATTATGGCGCAATCTCCATCAGCCCCAGTGTAGACTATATCGAACGCGCTTATGATGACGCCAAGTACGGGCGCTTTTCACAGCGGCCTTACATTGACATGATCATCCCTTCGATGATCGATTCCAACATGGCCCCGCCCGGCAAGCACGTCATGTCCTGCTTCGTGCAGTACGCGCCGAGTTCCATCGAGGGCGGCTGGGATGAGGCCAAGCGCGAAGCCTTTGGCGACGCCGTGATTGACACCATCGCCGAGTACGCGCCCAACATCAAAGACATCATCCTGCACCGGCAAGTGCTTACGCCCTGGGACATCGAACAGATGACTGGCCTCACCGAGGGCAACATCTTTCAGGGCGAACTGCTTTTGCATCAACTCTTCTTCCTGCGCCCGACTCAGTCGTGGGCCAAGTATCGTAGCCCGATCCGCAATTTCTACCAGTGCGGCTCAGGCACGCACCCCGGCGGCGGCATCATGGGCGCAAACGGGCGGCTGGCGGCGGGGGAGATGTTGAAGGATGGGAAAGTGTGA
- a CDS encoding HAMP domain-containing histidine kinase, producing MKRLALWAVSLIPACIGATVTATLALGQLNNPILYLRADLGTLSLLLGIGLSTLLMLALGGWAWLENQHGQTLTQTILRVAADRRRFLQRLDHELKNPLTAIRAGLVNVGDGDSAETLSSIQAQVQRISRLTADLRKLSELETRPFERSAVDMADLLQQVFELAQERPEAGTRRLSLQLPQAPWPLPAIFGDHDLLLLVVHNLLDNALKFTRPSGTVEVRAFEDGAAVVIEVADTGPGIPEEDMPHIWEELYRGQGARGVPGSGLGLALTSAIVQRHGGQIVVRSRPGQGTVFTVRLPIKS from the coding sequence GTGAAGCGACTCGCGTTGTGGGCCGTCTCGTTGATACCGGCTTGCATCGGGGCAACCGTTACTGCAACCCTGGCCCTGGGTCAACTCAACAACCCGATCCTTTACCTGCGCGCTGATCTTGGCACCCTGTCGCTCCTGCTGGGCATCGGCCTTTCCACGTTGCTCATGTTGGCGTTGGGCGGCTGGGCCTGGTTGGAGAATCAACACGGCCAAACGCTGACGCAAACGATCCTTCGAGTTGCCGCCGACCGCCGCCGCTTTTTGCAGAGACTCGATCACGAACTGAAAAATCCGCTCACGGCGATTCGGGCCGGGCTGGTGAATGTGGGGGACGGCGACTCCGCCGAAACGTTGTCCAGCATCCAGGCTCAAGTGCAACGCATCAGCCGCCTCACCGCCGACCTTCGCAAACTTTCCGAACTCGAAACGCGCCCGTTCGAACGCTCGGCAGTAGACATGGCCGACCTTTTGCAACAAGTCTTCGAGTTGGCGCAAGAACGGCCTGAGGCCGGGACTCGCCGCCTCTCATTGCAACTGCCGCAAGCACCCTGGCCTCTGCCCGCCATCTTCGGTGACCATGATCTGCTACTGCTCGTCGTCCATAACTTGCTCGACAATGCGCTGAAGTTCACCCGGCCTAGCGGCACGGTTGAAGTTCGCGCCTTCGAGGACGGGGCCGCCGTCGTGATCGAAGTGGCCGACACCGGCCCCGGCATCCCCGAAGAAGACATGCCCCACATCTGGGAAGAGTTGTACCGGGGTCAGGGCGCGCGCGGCGTACCCGGCAGCGGCCTCGGGCTGGCGCTCACCAGCGCCATCGTCCAGCGGCACGGCGGCCAAATCGTCGTCCGAAGCCGCCCCGGGCAGGGCACGGTCTTCACCGTGCGCCTGCCCATCAAAAGTTAG
- a CDS encoding response regulator transcription factor has product MEEKPRVLLVDDEAAITDNLAPFLERSGFEVVVAANGEDALRQVAASTPAIVIMDVLMPVLDGREALRRLRRAGNWTPVILLTQVGESSERAMALEEGADDYLNKPFDPHELVARLKAVLRRARPGQPPLATASRIASGDLLLDRTSRRAWLAGNEVTLTPKASALLEYLMTHPDELISRERLLDAVWGWEYPAGTRTVDTRIAELRRALNDDPSEPRFIETVPGQGYRFVGSVEGVA; this is encoded by the coding sequence ATGGAAGAAAAACCTCGTGTTCTGCTGGTGGACGACGAAGCCGCCATCACCGACAACCTGGCCCCGTTCCTGGAACGGTCGGGGTTCGAGGTCGTCGTGGCGGCCAATGGCGAAGACGCTCTGCGTCAGGTAGCGGCTTCCACCCCGGCAATCGTCATCATGGATGTGCTGATGCCGGTTCTGGATGGCCGTGAAGCCCTGCGCCGCCTGCGCCGCGCCGGAAACTGGACGCCCGTTATTCTGCTGACCCAAGTTGGCGAGTCCAGCGAGCGGGCAATGGCTCTCGAAGAAGGCGCAGACGATTACCTCAACAAGCCCTTCGACCCGCACGAACTGGTGGCCCGCCTGAAGGCCGTGCTCCGGCGGGCGCGGCCCGGCCAGCCGCCGCTCGCCACCGCCTCCCGCATCGCCAGCGGCGACCTGTTGCTCGACCGCACATCACGCCGCGCCTGGCTCGCCGGAAACGAAGTGACGCTCACCCCCAAAGCCAGCGCCCTGCTCGAATACCTGATGACTCATCCTGACGAACTCATCAGCCGCGAGCGGTTGCTCGATGCTGTTTGGGGCTGGGAGTATCCGGCCGGCACGCGAACGGTAGACACTCGCATCGCCGAACTTCGCCGCGCTCTGAACGACGATCCATCCGAGCCGCGCTTCATCGAAACTGTGCCGGGGCAGGGCTATCGGTTCGTGGGATCGGTTGAGGGTGTGGCGTGA